A single window of Nicotiana tomentosiformis chromosome 1, ASM39032v3, whole genome shotgun sequence DNA harbors:
- the LOC138905339 gene encoding KNR4/SMI1 homolog: MDHLAAEKETARAQLSSAESQLQGMKEESLVQARKIEDLETRLASELAKDKSEAEKAKAEADAFVAVYRADAESAQVQAKKTAKSAKTLAYWVAELAKCQSRRETLEEIHARGFDLTEEIKKAKELKADAGALDSDDDDDDDDDGSKSGFESEEGPNGEETDPGDNQET, encoded by the coding sequence ATGGACCaccttgctgcagaaaaagagactgctcgagcccaattatcatcggccgaaagtcaacttcaaggcatgaaggaggaaagcttggttcaagcaagaaagATAGAGGATCTCGAGACTCGgctggcttccgaacttgccaaggacaaatctgaagccgaaaaagcaaaggccgaggcggatgcattcgtggccgtctatcgggccgatgctgaatcCGCTCAAGTACAAGCGAAAAAGACAGCCAAGTCAGCTAAAACTCTAgcatattgggttgctgaactcgccaaatgtcaatctcggagggaaaccctcgaagagatccatgctcgaggtttcgatcttacggaagagataaaaaaggctaaagagcttaaAGCCGATGCCGGAGCCTTGgattccgatgatgatgatgatgatgatgatgatgggagcaagagtgggttTGAGAGCGAGGAGGGGCCCAATGGAGAAGAGACAGACCCCGGAGATAACCAGGAAACTTAA